A segment of the Opitutia bacterium genome:
CCGACGAAATCGCCGGGTAGTAGTTGATCGCCGCGCTCGGGGAACCGAGACCGCGCACGCGGTTCGCACCGGCGTTCGTGTAGGACGCGACGGCGTTGCCCTGCGTGCCGCCGGCGATGGTGTCGAGCACACCGTCATTGCGAAAACTCTGCGTGCCCGGCGTGTAGGTGAGCGAACCTTCCGTGTTCACCTCGTAGCGGAAGATGTCGTTGATGTCCGTCGACGCGGTGTCCTCCATCTGCTGCTTCGTGATGACGGAGATCGATGCGCCGAGGTCGGCGAGATTGGTGTTGAGGCGGCTGCCGGCGAGCGTGTTGGCCGCGAAATAGCCCTTGTCGTTGCTCGTCGTAACAGTGAACGGCGAGAGCACGACGGCCTCGTCTTCCTTGCGCGCAGTATCCTTCACCGTTTCCACCGGGATCGGCTTGCGGTTGTCGGGCTGCCGGTCGGCAGCGGCGGGCGCCGCTTGCTGTGCCATGCCCGACGGAGCGAGCAGGACGGCAATCACCGGCGCGAGGGAACGAACTCCGAAACGGAGCCTCGAGGGTAGGTTCAGCATAAGGGTGCGGGGTCGATTCGCTGGGGAAGCGAAGTGCTTGGGTCTGATCGCGCGTGAGGAGGGGTGCGCGAGGTGCGAGAGCTTCCTGCACCTGCCGCAAAAAACAGACAAATCAGGCGCGCCTCAGACAGTTCGAAATCGCCAGGCTCGCGCGCGAAAACCGAGCGGCGAAGATCACGCGACAGTTGCCGCCGCGCCCCGCGGCGCTTCTGCTTGCACGCGATGACCCGCTCCCCTGCCCCGTCCGATTTGCTCCCCGGAGAAAAGCCGCGCCCGGTCGTCGCGGGCGACGACTTCGTGTTCGCCGCGGCGCATCTCGATCACGGCCACATCTTCGGGCAATGCGAAGGCCTCGTCGCTGCCGGGGCGCAGCTGAAGTGGATCTACGATCCCGACGCGCAACGCGCCGCGGCTCTGCAAGCCCAACACCCGACAGCGCGGATCGCGCGCTCGCTCGACGAGATCCTCGAGGATGGTGCTGTCCGTCTCGTCGCCGCCGCGGCTGTGCCCTGCGAACGCGGCCCGCTCGGAGGCCGCGTGATGCGCGCCGGCAAGGACTACTTCACCGACAAGACGCCCTTCACGACGCTCGCGCAACTTGCCGACGCACGGCAGGTGGTCGCCGAGACCGGGCGCAAGTATGCGGTCTATTTCAGCGAGCGGCTCCACAACGAAGCCGCGATGCACGCGACGGATCTCATCGCGCGCGGCGCGATCGGCAAAGTTCTACAGGTGATCGGCCTCGGGCCGCATCGTCTCGGCAAGGCAGGGCGACCGGCTTGGTTTTTCGAAAAGGCGAAATACGGCGGCATCCTCTGCGACATCGGCTCACACCAGTTCGAGCAGTTCCTCACCTGGTC
Coding sequences within it:
- a CDS encoding Gfo/Idh/MocA family oxidoreductase — translated: MTRSPAPSDLLPGEKPRPVVAGDDFVFAAAHLDHGHIFGQCEGLVAAGAQLKWIYDPDAQRAAALQAQHPTARIARSLDEILEDGAVRLVAAAAVPCERGPLGGRVMRAGKDYFTDKTPFTTLAQLADARQVVAETGRKYAVYFSERLHNEAAMHATDLIARGAIGKVLQVIGLGPHRLGKAGRPAWFFEKAKYGGILCDIGSHQFEQFLTWSGARTAEVTHAAVANHAHPETPELEDYGEASLAGDNGATNFVRVDWFTPDGLGTWGDGRNFILGTRGYIELRKYIDVARDAVGNQVYLVDERGEHHLPVDGKVGYRFFGELTLDCLNRTERAMTQEHTFAAAELCLRAQAVARRLPTVR